The genomic segment CAAAAGGAAAGAATGGCATTACAAGCGAAAATGGAATCTAACAGAAATACTGCCGGATGCTTCACGGCATTTTATCGCTGCTTGAGCCGTATGAGGTGAAAGTCTCACGTACGGTTCTTAGGGGGGAAAGGAGCAGCAATGCTCCTGACCTACCCGGCTTGCGACATGAAGTCGCTGATTTTATTGTTAATTATTGATTCTCATTAAACGAGAATCAAGCAAATTTAACCTGTCTTATTGCAGACAGTTTTCTACTCCGACATGCACTTACACCGCTGGTGTATATTGTATGAAGCTTGGAGGACAACGTAGCCCGTGTCCGTAAGGACTGGAGAGCAAACCGTGAGGGGGACTCAACTCTGGAAGCATCGAACTGGAGCGGGAGCCAGGAATGATGATATGGATAACACATGTGAACTGCTGATAAACGTCGTGAGCGCCAGTAAGCCAAAGATGCTGACAGGCTTGAACCAAAAAGGTAAGGGGTTTGGTCAGAGCGTTCGAGTTTCGCTCTGCGCAATCTACGATTCCCCCGGCGGAAAGGCATATCCTAAGTCATCGTGTAAAATCAGTGGAACATGGTAAGCCTGACTGTCTCCGCAAATGCGGAAACCGACCCGCAAGGGCAGGCCACAGGCAGGCAGGTATGGGAGGCTGGAAAAAGCGAATGCCGTGCTGTAATGGTGCGGACAGGGGTTCAAAATTTGCCCTGACTCGAAAGAGTGCAGACTTCCAGCAGGTGGCGAATTACGAGAAAGATTATAAAAGGTATAACCACAGTTGCACGGCAGACGATGGCAAAGACCATTGACGGCGCTGCGGGCGGGTAACCGCAAACTTAGTAATAATCCATATCGTAAAGGCAGTAAAGCTGAATGAGAAATATACAGGAAATAGTGCCGGTCTGACTTGACAAAAGGAAAGAATGGCATTACAAGCGAAAATGGAATCTAACAGAAATACTGCCGGATGCTTCACGGCATTTTATCGCTGCTTGAGCCGTATGAGGTGAAAGTCTCACGTACGGTTCTTAGGGGGGAAGGGAGCAGCAATGCTCCTGACCTACCCGGCATTCGGTTTTGCTCCGCTACGCTCCGCAAAACCGAACCGCTGAGTTTAGCGTTAGCCCTGTTATACCTGTTACAAAAGGGCTACACGATAAGGAGGTGGTGGGTTACGATTGTAATATAATGAAGTCTGACGTAATATGTAAGGATTGGATAACTTCTTAACCTTCTTAACTTTAACCAAATAGGAGAAGAAACAATGCCAAAACTTTTGATTGTAGCAATAGTTCTGCTCGTCTTTGCTTCCATTGCGTATGCATATAAATTTACCTGCTATCGCTATGTAAATGGGCATCCGACAGGTGGATGGATTAGTGTAGAAGCTGGCACCGTGGAAGAAGCTGAAGCTAAAGCCTATGCTCGTTTCAAGGAATTGGGTGGACAGATAGATTACTGTAAATGTAGGTACTAAAAGTACTATGGGGAGGCATAATACTGTCTCCCCTTTACTTGAGTGAACACTATATAATAAGGTAATTTTAAAATGGATGGAAAGTTGTATTTAAACAAATTGGAGGGGGAATAATGGCAACACTTGAAATTATTGAACGAGAAATAAAACAATTATCCGTTAATGAATTGTCAGAATTTCGCCAATGGTTTGCAGAATTTGATGCTGATATTTGGGATGAGCAAATCGAATCTGATGCAGCGGCAGGAAAGTTTGATAGGCTTGCTCAAGAAGCACTTGAAGAGTATGAAGCCGGAAAGGCAAGAGAGATTTGAAACACTATGCATCAAGCAAATTTTGGAAATGTCTTGATTTGTTGCCGTCAGAAATTCAAAAACTTGCTCGGCAAAATTATAAGTTACTGAAAGAAAATCCGAATCATCCTTCACTACATTTTAAATCTGTATTTAATGGTAGATTTCGTAGTGTCCGTATTGGCATTCATTATCGGGCACTTGGTGTGCCAATACCAGAAGGTGTACAATGGTTTTGGATTGGAAATCATGCTGATTATGACAGGTTTCTGGGCTAACCAAACGCTCCTTGTGCCAAGATAAATCCGAGACATCGGGAACAAGCCGAAGGCTTGTTAAATTTGTCATTATTACCCAGCGGGTGAATGTTTTAATACTCTTTTGCGAAGCTTGCTTCAGCAACCGAGAATATACAAAATGTCCCTCATGTTTGCAAGGCTTGCCTTAGCGCTCACTGAAACATATGTATAACGTAAGTCCCGCCTGATTAAAGTTTAGCCAACAGATTAGCAGCGAAGTCCGAGGGCAAACCCGGTAACGGGAGTCCGAAGCCGGACAGAGTGAGGATACAGGCCGTGTGATTGAGCCCCGAAAAGGGTATAGTCGTGGACATTGGATAAGCTCTTAAAGCAAGAGCAAAAGCCGACGCCGTGGAGCGTGCGGAAGGCAGCAGACCTTGCAGCGATATGGCGAGCCGCAGGGTTTCCACCGGGGTCTGAGAGCAGGGCATGTATTCAAAGGGGTAATTCGGGAACTTGGGAGAGCCATGCGTATTCCCTGCGGATAAAACAAAGGTAACAGGAAATCCGGTCAGGAGACGAAATTCCCGGCAGCCGGGGGAAGTCTTTGCCCCTGGATATGAATCTGAAAAGAGACACAAAGAAAAGAGAGACAACGCAGGGTATCAGGCAAGGACAGGGAACACCGAACGAACCTGAGACGGACGCATGGCAGTCTTAGTGGAACATAGTACCGATGAAGGCGGGGAAGTGCTGTTCGAGCGACCCGCTGGAGGGAAGGTGAAACCAGGTATAAAGAGACATGAAGGGAAAGATGGTTGATGCACCGACATCAAAGCCATATCAACGTAACTTCATGATATTGCAGAATTGGTTTGTATAAAACCATACGAACAGCATATTTTATACGCCGGCTTTTTTTTTCGGCTTCCGGGGGCGAACCTTCGGAACTGAGGAACCGTATGAATTAATTGTTCACGTACGGGTCTGTGGGGGGTGCGTCTGGTAACAGGTGCATCTACCCGGAAGCGGATTCGGTTTTGCTCCGCTTCGCTACGCAAAACCGAACCGTTGAGCTTATCGTTATATTTTTGATTGTTAAATTGTGCATATTTATACTATTTTTTTACAAAGCGTAATATTTTGAATAACAATTCTATTATTACGCTAAATATCAAGACATTAATCAGGAGAATTATTAAATGTTTATTATACGAATATTCCTTTATAAGCTTTTAATAGTTTTTAGAAAAATTAATAATAGTTACTTTAAAAATATTTTTGTTATTTTAATATTTTTTGCATGGTTAAGTAACACAGGTTGTGCTACTAATGCGCTTTGGGAAATAAAACTACCTCTAATCAGAAAAAATGATAAAATATCTGCTACATCAAATGCTCTATATTTATCATCAAAAATAAATCAGGGTAATGTTCCAAATTTTCTCTTTAAATATAAAATAAACAAGGATAATATTAATCAAAATATTACGTTCCCTCCTTATCCTGAAGGATATGTTTTGTTTGAAGAGAAAAATTATTCATGGCAGTTATATCATAACTTAAATGTTCTATTAAAAGAACCAGTAGACTCAATGATTACTTCAATTACAGCCAAAATTATAAGTGAAACACGTCCTAGACAAAAAAATGATAACAAAATACGTATTGATGTCAATTTAAAATCACCATTTAACCCCATTACCTATGGATTTAAATATAATAGTCCATCTTACTTATTTCATACAAAAAAAATAACTCAAACAAATAGAGAAAATATTGAAGATATTGGTTATTTTCAATTAGGCAGAGATTCTGCTAGAAGCATTAATCTCAATTTTTTTAGTAACTCTGATATAATAATAGATAAAGAGAAATGGTTAACACTTGCAGAAAATCCCGATACATATAATATTAATATTATTTTTATAAGAGATATAGAAGAAATTGAATATTATAAATCAAAAACAACAAGAATTCTTCTCACTCCTTTTGCAGTTTTAATTGATGCAGTGTCATGGCCAATTCAAGGACTTTATTTTATATGTAATCCTCATTTATGTATTCCAGTGCCATAACTAAAAAAGTATTTTTTAATGTCTTTAACATTAAATTTCCTAATTGAAATATTTGATTATACTGAATTTAAAAAATATAACCCGGCGCTGATCGTGTTGCGACATGAAGTTGCTGATTTTATTGTTAATACTTGATTCTCATTAAATGAGAATCAAGCAAATTTAACCTGTCTTATTGCAGACAGTTTCCTACTCCGACATGCACTTTCACCGCTGGTGTATATTGTATGAAGCTTGGAGGACAACGTAGCCCGTGTCCGTAAGGACTGGAGAGCAAACCGTGAGGGGGACTCAACTCTGGAAGCATCGAACTGGAGCGGGAGCCAGGAATGATGATATGGATAACACATGTGAACTGCTGATAAACGTCGTGAGCGCCAGTAAGCCAAAGATGCTGACAGGCTTGAACCAAAAAGGTAAGGGGTGTGGATGGAACGCTCACAATTCGCTCCACGCAATCTATGATTCCCCCGGCGGAAAGGCAGATCCTAAGTCATCGTGTAAAATCAGTGGAACATGGTAAGCCTGACTGTCTCCGCAAATGCGGAAACCGACCCGCAAGGGCAGGCCACAGGCAGGCAGGTATGGGAGGCTGGAAAAAGCGAATGCCGTGCTGTAATGGTGCGGACAGGGGTTCAAAATTTGCCCTGACTCGAAAGAGTGCAGACTTCCAGCAGGTGGCGAATTACGAGAAAGATTATAAAAGGTATAACCACAGTTGCACGGCAGACGATGGCAAAGACCATTGACGGCGCTGCGGGCGGGTAACCGCAAACTTAGTAATAATCCATATCGTAAAGGCAGTAAAGCTGAATGAGAAATATACAGGGAATAATGCCGGTCTGACTTGACAAAAGGAAAGAATGGCATTACAAGCGAAAATGGAATCTAACAGAAATACTGCCGGATGCTTCACGGCATTTTATCGCTGCTTGAGCCGTATGAGGTGAAAGTCTCACGTACGGTTCTTAGGGGGGAAGGGAGCAGCAATGCTCCTGACCTACCCGGCTTGCGACATGAAGTCGCTGATTTTATTGTTAATACCTGATTCAAATTAAATGAGAATCATATAAATTTAACCTGTCTTATTGCAGACAGTTTCCTGCTCCGACATGCACTTAGGGAAGTCCTAAAATTAATACTACCCATTTTTTGGAAACAATGTTATGTACTTCATAATTTTTATTAACTTTATAATTCAATCAGAAGAGGATATCAAATGAAAAAAATGGATAATAAAGTAAAAGCTATTATTAAAAATGCAGCCCAAAAGCTGACCGGATATAAAAGACGCGAATATCAGGCCGAAATAACATTGGAATATTTTGAAGGAAATGCCCGTAAAGCTGAACGGGAAATGGGATGGGGAAGAGAATGTGTTGAAAAAGGTTTGAAAGAACTTGAAACTGGTATCAGATGTATTGACAATTATCAGGGACGTGGACGAAAGAGGACAGAAGACAAAATACCCAGTCTCATAAAAGATATCATATCCCTTGCCGAGCCTCAGACACAAGCTGATCCGGCAGTTAAAAGTTCTCTTACATATACAAGAATAACTTCCAAAGCGATGAGGCAGACCTTGATCGATGAAAAAGGATATAATGATGACGATCTTCCAACGGATGATACCATTGGCAATATTTTGAATCGCATTGGATATAATCTGAAAAGGGTTCAAAAATCAAAGCCATTAAAAAAAATTAAACAGGTTGATGAAATATTTGAAAATGTGTGGGAAGCAAATCGTCAGTCTGATGAGAACCCCGAATCCTTGAGAATTTCTATTGATGCCAAGGCAAAAGTAAATGTTGGAGAATTTTCAAGAAACGGAAAATCACGAGATCGCGAACCTAAAAAAGCAGGAGATCATGATATGAATCCCAAATCAAAATTAGTTCCTTACGGTATTCTGAATGTTTTAACCGGCTTATTGACAATATTTATAGGCACTTCCTATGAAACAAGTGATTTTATTGTAGATTGTATAGAAATGTGGTGGGATAAAAATAAAAAAGCATATAAAGAAATTAAAGAGTTGGTTATAAATTTGGATAACGGTCCAAATTCTGCGAGCGGACGAACTCAGTTTATACGAAGAATGACAGAATTTGCCGATAAAAGCGGATTAAGAATCTGTTTGATTTATTATCCTCCTTACCATAGTAAATATAATTCTGTTGAGAGATGCTGGGGAATATTGGAAGAACATTGGAATGGCGAAATTCTTGATTCTGTAAACAAAGTCATCAAGTGGGCTTCAACAATGACTTGGAAAGGCATAGAACCTATCGTTCAATTGTGCAAAAAAGTTTATGAAAAAGGAATTCGCCTGACAAAAAAAGAAATGAAATCCTATGAAGATAGAATTGAACGGTCGGAAACTTTACCTAAATGGGATGTCACCATCAATCCCTTGCCTGGGTAATTTATTTTTTAGGAATTCCCTAAGTATGATTCCATGCGCCGAACATCCAATACCAAATCGGGATGAGTTCGAAAAAGAAGAGTATTTTACTCGTCTTCAGTATTTGTGTGGAAACGAAGATAAATGGTGGGTAATCAAAGAATTCCGTGCTTTCCAAACATTGGCAGACCTCGAAGCAAGTCTCCAACCTATTTCACCTTTGGAGGCAAAAGAAGCAGTAGCACCTTTGGTAAGAGATGCAGTCGTTATATGGCTTAAATTATAACAACAATAAAAATGAAAGGAGTAGTACAATGCAAAGACAAAAGTATTTATTTGGTAAAATTTTTTGTATCTCTATCATTCTTATTTTTTTAGTCTCTGAAGGGATATGCTTTGTAAAAGGCGATTTTAATGGTGATGACAAAATTGATCTATCAGAATCTATAAATGCTTTGCAAGTAGTAGCAGGATTAAGGTCTTCTAATGTTGTCAAAACGATCAATGTACCCACAGATTTTTCTACCATCACAGAAGCTGTTGAGGCAGCCAATGAAGGAGATACAATTGTTGTTGCCGCCGGAACATATAATGAAACAATACTTATATCCAAAAACAATATATCACTTCAAGGAAGTGGAAAAGATACCACTTTCATTAATGGTGCAGGACAGAACGTAATTACAATTAATGGAAGCAAAGGTGTAACTATAACTGAATTTACTGTTCAAAATGGTACCATTGGAGTTTATGCCAGGCAGGGAGCAGTTATTGAACTCAGCAATATAATCATACAGGATAATTCCTCAGCCGGAATCCGTATTGACGAAAACACCAGAGCCGGGATTAGTAATTGTTCTGTGCTTCGCAATGGAGATGACGGAATCAGGATACTCCGTAATTCGACTGCTACTTTTTCAGGCATTATTTCAAGCAGCAATAATACGAATGAAGGAATTGATCTCAATTTGACTTCCAGTTCAATATTTTATAACGCAACAGTCACGGCAAGTAGCAATACAGGTAAAGGAATAAATGTTCATAATTCATCAAGTCTTATATCTTTGGAATCAACGATTAAGAGCCAAAATAATACCAGCGATGGAATTGGTGTTGGTGGAGTATCAACTTTTGTACTTGATTCAAATAGTAATTTACTTACAGAAAAAAATAATAAGCGGGGAATTTCCGTAGCACGCACATCCAGTATTTATAGAGCCTACGCATAAACTAAAAAAATGGCGAGAATTGCAAAAAAAAAATTTAGGCTGAATCCAATATTTCGCATCATTTTTAATATTCAGCAGAATTTGGGGACGTTTAGGATAAATATTTCAAACAACATATAAAATATCAGTATTTTAGAAACAGTTATCCTGTTAAGTCCTATTTTTCTTTTAAAAATAACTTGGAACTATCTTTGATTGCGTAAAAGAATATGAAAAGCAATCATAGTTTTATCAAGGTGAGCCTGGAAAGAGTCATTTCCCCGCTTCGTCAATCTGTCATCACTCAAATCGCACTTAAGCTGTTTTATCATTCTTTCAACAGAAGGCCTCCTGGTCATAAGAGCTTTGAATCGTTTTGACATAGGCGGATCATCAATATCAATGTGGGGCATCATATCAAACGGTATGGTAACATATCGTCCTTTGTCTGAGACAGGAGAACAAGACTGTTTATTGTCGCATTCAGAGCAGACACTAATATTATCATCATTAACCGGGGCATGATAAATGAACTTTTCAGTGTCAAGTCTCAGCCCCTGATAATCCATTTTAAAACCGCCATTGCAGATCAAATTTCCAGACGGAGTCAGTCTGTCCATTCCTTTTGGAAGATTTTCAGTGACTGTTTTTCGGGTTCTCGGGTTCAAAGACGCTTTTAATTCAATTCCGAATTCATTTGCAAATTGATCTTTCAAGCCCTTATCATCACAGGCTGAATCATAAAGAGCAAAGTCAAACCACAGCTTTAATTCCGGGAAATCAAGAAAAAGAAGTTCCATATGCGGGAAAAAAGTCTGGCCGTCATGAGTAGCAGCATCTGCAACACACCGGACATCAAGAGGTATTCCCTGCAAGGGAAGTCCTAAGATAGAAGCCTTGTGTCCCCATATAAATTTATTATACGCTTTCACTATTGTCCCGGCTCCATCATCAGCAAGCTCCCAGGGGTGAAAACAATTGTCCTGATCCTCACATCTGCAATTTTTGGTAATCTTTGACTGTGATTTCTTTTTTTCTTTTCCATCTTCACCTGTATAATTGATCGTTTCAAAACCTGAATATGCATGGTAATGTGTCGTATCTCCGACCACAACATTTTCTTTTTCAATTACATTTTCTTCAAGATTTTTCCTGACTTCATTAATTTTAATCAGGTTCCACAAGCCGTACTCCTTCATAATTTGATCAAACTGTTCAATTTTTCTAAGACTTGGAACATGTTTGAAAGAATACTCATCACCAGGCTCCTTCGGAATAAAACCGCAGACACGGGCAAAAGACGGATTGGAGGTCAGATGCATATGAACATTTTCCGGCTCGGCAGGAAAACCCATAAGAGTTGTTCCGATAAAACTATTGAACATGGCAAAAAAACATTTTGGTTTTTTGCCATCCTTGCGGAATGGAACAATGCCGGGTGCTATTGAAGATGGAGAAACAATTGAATAGGGAACCGTCTTAAATTCAGGTTCATAAATAACAGGTGAATTCTTGTCAACAGTAGGACGATTGGAAAGAATTCTCAAGGCCGCCTCTTCTTTGCTCTCATCAATAATCTCTGTGTTAGTATTATTGGCGGTTTTATTGGCACATGTATTAAAATGATATAAAGCATTATAATACATGACACCAATGGCCAGATAATCCTGCCAGGGCATATTTTTCAGCAGAGGATACCATGGGGTAAACGGTGAGTTAAGAAGCAGTTCGTCGTCTTTATTTACCACAACAACTAAAGGTATCTGTACAATAGGTGGCGATGAGATATTTAACATAATATTAGTTCCTTTTAGTAAGATATATACCATTATATATTTAGTAGTTTTGTAAACTTGTCTTCAATGAGAATTTCTCATTGAAGATTTCAAATATATCTCCATATCATATTTTTTAATGAGAAGCAACAATTATTATGCTATTTTTTTATTATTTAAATTAGTTATATCGTTATTTCAAAATGAAGTGCAAAAATATAATCGCATAAAATATTTATATTTGATTTATAAATTTACAAAAC from the Desulfonema limicola genome contains:
- a CDS encoding ISAzo13 family transposase, coding for MKKMDNKVKAIIKNAAQKLTGYKRREYQAEITLEYFEGNARKAEREMGWGRECVEKGLKELETGIRCIDNYQGRGRKRTEDKIPSLIKDIISLAEPQTQADPAVKSSLTYTRITSKAMRQTLIDEKGYNDDDLPTDDTIGNILNRIGYNLKRVQKSKPLKKIKQVDEIFENVWEANRQSDENPESLRISIDAKAKVNVGEFSRNGKSRDREPKKAGDHDMNPKSKLVPYGILNVLTGLLTIFIGTSYETSDFIVDCIEMWWDKNKKAYKEIKELVINLDNGPNSASGRTQFIRRMTEFADKSGLRICLIYYPPYHSKYNSVERCWGILEEHWNGEILDSVNKVIKWASTMTWKGIEPIVQLCKKVYEKGIRLTKKEMKSYEDRIERSETLPKWDVTINPLPG
- a CDS encoding right-handed parallel beta-helix repeat-containing protein — protein: MQRQKYLFGKIFCISIILIFLVSEGICFVKGDFNGDDKIDLSESINALQVVAGLRSSNVVKTINVPTDFSTITEAVEAANEGDTIVVAAGTYNETILISKNNISLQGSGKDTTFINGAGQNVITINGSKGVTITEFTVQNGTIGVYARQGAVIELSNIIIQDNSSAGIRIDENTRAGISNCSVLRNGDDGIRILRNSTATFSGIISSSNNTNEGIDLNLTSSSIFYNATVTASSNTGKGINVHNSSSLISLESTIKSQNNTSDGIGVGGVSTFVLDSNSNLLTEKNNKRGISVARTSSIYRAYA